The following are encoded together in the Salmonella enterica subsp. enterica serovar Choleraesuis genome:
- the psiE gene encoding protein PsiE, with protein MASQTPSPTPAPARAEQIASILQTVLNLGLLALGIILIIFLGKETIHLADVLFAPDERSKYEMVEGLVVYFLYFEFIALIVKYFQSGYHFPLRYFVYIGITAIVRLIITDHSSPVSVLINSGAILLLVIALWLCNSKRLKRE; from the coding sequence ATGGCATCACAAACTCCATCCCCAACGCCCGCTCCTGCCCGAGCCGAGCAGATAGCTTCAATTCTGCAAACCGTGCTCAACCTTGGCCTGCTGGCGCTGGGTATCATCCTGATTATCTTTTTAGGTAAAGAGACTATCCATTTAGCTGATGTGCTGTTTGCGCCCGATGAGCGAAGTAAGTATGAGATGGTTGAAGGGCTGGTGGTCTACTTTCTTTATTTCGAATTTATTGCCCTGATAGTGAAGTACTTTCAGTCTGGGTATCACTTCCCCTTACGCTATTTTGTCTACATAGGAATCACGGCAATCGTGCGGCTTATCATCACCGATCACAGTTCGCCGGTTAGCGTGCTTATCAACTCTGGCGCCATTTTGTTGTTAGTCATCGCACTATGGTTATGTAATAGC
- the pgi gene encoding glucose-6-phosphate isomerase, with translation MKNINPTQTQAWKALEQHFSEMKDVTIAELFAQEPDRFNRYSATFDDQMLVDFSKNRINQQTLDKLFKLAEETDLKGAISSMFSGEKINRTEDRAVLHVALRNRSNTPIKVDGKDVMPEVNAVLEKMKHFSEAIISGSWKGYTGKAITDVVNIGIGGSDLGPFMATEALRPYKNHLTMHFVSNVDGTHIAEVLKKVDPETTLFLVASKTFTTQETMTNAHSARDWFLKTAGDEKHVAKHFAALSTNAQEVSKFGIDTANMFEFWDWVGGRYSLWSAIGLSIILSVGYDNFVQMLSGAHAMDKHFSTAPLEQNLPVLLGLIGIWYNNFFGTETEAILPYDQYMHRFAAYFQQGNMESNGKYVDRTGKAVDYQTGPIIWGEPGTNGQHAFYQLIHQGTKIVPCDFIAPAISHNPMGDHHPKLLSNFFAQTEALAFGKSREVVEQEFRDQGKDPAQLENVVPFKVFEGNRPTNSILLREITPYALGALIALYEHKIFTQGAILNIYTFDQWGVELGKQLAGRILPELKDDKDVSSHDSSTNGLINRYKSWRG, from the coding sequence ATGAAAAACATCAATCCTACCCAGACTCAGGCATGGAAGGCGCTGGAACAGCACTTCTCTGAGATGAAAGACGTCACTATTGCTGAATTATTTGCCCAGGAGCCTGACCGTTTTAACCGGTACTCCGCGACTTTCGACGACCAGATGCTGGTGGACTTCTCCAAAAACCGCATTAACCAGCAGACTCTGGATAAACTGTTCAAACTGGCCGAAGAGACTGACCTTAAAGGGGCTATCAGCTCCATGTTCTCCGGTGAGAAGATCAACCGCACCGAAGATCGCGCCGTACTGCACGTGGCTTTGCGTAATCGCAGCAATACTCCTATCAAGGTTGACGGCAAGGACGTCATGCCTGAAGTCAACGCCGTGCTGGAGAAGATGAAACACTTCTCGGAAGCCATTATCAGCGGTAGCTGGAAAGGTTATACCGGCAAGGCTATCACCGATGTCGTTAACATCGGTATTGGCGGTTCCGACCTGGGCCCATTCATGGCGACCGAGGCGCTGCGCCCTTACAAAAACCATCTGACTATGCACTTTGTCTCAAACGTCGATGGCACCCATATCGCTGAAGTGTTGAAGAAAGTCGATCCGGAAACTACATTGTTCCTGGTTGCCTCTAAAACCTTCACCACTCAGGAAACGATGACCAACGCCCACAGCGCGCGCGACTGGTTCCTGAAAACGGCGGGTGATGAGAAACATGTGGCTAAACACTTTGCCGCACTGTCTACTAACGCCCAGGAAGTGAGCAAGTTTGGTATTGATACTGCCAACATGTTTGAGTTCTGGGATTGGGTAGGTGGCCGTTACTCTCTGTGGTCAGCCATCGGCCTGTCTATCATTTTGTCCGTGGGTTATGACAACTTCGTACAGATGCTGAGCGGCGCTCATGCGATGGATAAACACTTCTCCACCGCGCCGCTGGAACAGAATCTTCCGGTGCTGCTGGGGCTTATTGGCATCTGGTACAACAATTTCTTTGGTACTGAAACTGAAGCGATTCTGCCGTATGACCAGTATATGCACCGCTTCGCGGCCTACTTCCAGCAGGGCAATATGGAGTCCAACGGTAAGTACGTAGACCGTACCGGTAAAGCCGTTGATTACCAAACCGGGCCAATCATCTGGGGCGAACCGGGTACCAATGGACAGCACGCGTTTTATCAACTGATTCACCAGGGGACAAAAATTGTTCCTTGTGATTTTATTGCGCCTGCTATCAGCCATAATCCAATGGGTGATCACCACCCTAAACTGCTGTCTAACTTCTTTGCTCAGACCGAAGCGCTGGCATTCGGCAAGTCGCGCGAAGTCGTAGAGCAAGAGTTCCGGGACCAGGGTAAAGACCCGGCACAGCTGGAAAACGTGGTGCCGTTTAAAGTGTTTGAAGGTAACCGCCCAACTAACTCCATCCTGCTGCGGGAAATCACTCCGTATGCGCTGGGGGCGCTGATTGCGCTGTATGAACATAAAATCTTTACTCAGGGCGCTATCCTCAACATCTACACCTTCGATCAGTGGGGCGTTGAGCTGGGTAAACAGCTGGCAGGCCGCATTCTGCCTGAGCTGAAAGATGATAAAGATGTATCAAGCCACGACAGCTCCACTAACGGTCTGATTAACCGTTATAAATCCTGGCGCGGTTAA
- a CDS encoding sodium/hydrogen exchanger: MELTAPLLLVIIAISSLAAQWLAWLLRLPAILPLLIFGIALGPLSGVLNPDELFGSLLFPLVSLSVAIILFEGALTLRFDEIRGLGGVVRNLVSIGMLVTFAVITIGCWAILHLAWPLSALVGAVTVVTGPTVIAPLMRVVRPKASINRVLRWEGIVIDPVGAIFTLLVFDFIRLQQEAGSLLHLATLLAQTVVAGLICGALFGWLLGNALRRAWLPGYLQNFAVLAIVLLTFGLSNAIAEESGLLAVTVLGIWLANMRDVDTSDIIAFKEELSALLISALFIILAARLNLGALWSLGWPLLGLLLVVQFVARPLTILVSTFGSSLHWREKLLLSWIAPRGIVAAAVSALFALTLQKSGVSGSEQLVSVVFAIIIGTVIFQSLTSPLLARLLKVQQRKPNGVLIVGANTVARTVAHALQKQEIPVQVSDNSWEYYRLARMEGIPAYYGNVWSEHAENYIDISGVAQVIALSPNRHQNALAVYHFSHILGSKRVFAIRSGAPVKGRANAESSRFARHQRLFSEEITWARLSLLLAQGATIKATRLNASFGWLEYLEKHSGVVPLFALSPEGKLLTLGKNITPPLPCTLIALVQNENSAHPGR, from the coding sequence GTGGAACTGACGGCCCCGCTGCTTCTGGTTATTATTGCGATAAGCTCCCTGGCAGCGCAGTGGCTGGCATGGCTATTACGGCTCCCGGCAATTTTGCCGTTATTAATTTTTGGTATCGCGCTTGGCCCGCTATCCGGCGTACTTAATCCTGACGAGCTATTCGGCTCGCTACTGTTTCCCTTAGTCTCCCTGTCCGTGGCTATCATCCTGTTTGAGGGTGCGCTGACCCTGCGTTTTGACGAAATTCGCGGTCTTGGCGGAGTGGTTCGTAACCTGGTCTCAATAGGCATGCTAGTGACATTTGCCGTTATCACCATTGGGTGCTGGGCTATTCTCCATCTCGCATGGCCTTTATCTGCATTGGTCGGCGCGGTCACAGTCGTTACCGGCCCCACGGTTATCGCGCCGCTGATGCGCGTCGTACGGCCCAAAGCCAGTATCAACCGGGTATTACGTTGGGAAGGGATTGTTATCGATCCGGTGGGAGCAATATTTACCTTGCTGGTATTCGACTTTATTCGCCTGCAACAGGAGGCGGGGTCGCTGCTGCATCTGGCCACCCTGTTGGCCCAAACGGTAGTAGCTGGCCTGATTTGCGGCGCGCTGTTTGGCTGGCTACTGGGCAATGCTCTGCGCCGCGCCTGGCTGCCTGGGTATCTGCAAAATTTTGCGGTACTGGCAATTGTGCTGCTGACTTTCGGCTTATCAAACGCTATTGCCGAAGAGTCCGGGCTGCTGGCTGTAACGGTGCTGGGTATATGGCTGGCTAATATGCGCGATGTCGATACCTCAGATATTATCGCCTTTAAAGAAGAACTCTCGGCCCTGCTGATTTCAGCGCTATTTATTATCCTCGCCGCCCGCCTCAATCTTGGTGCCCTGTGGTCTCTGGGCTGGCCATTGCTGGGGCTGCTGCTGGTAGTACAGTTTGTTGCCCGCCCGCTGACTATTTTGGTCTCTACTTTTGGCTCCAGCCTGCACTGGCGCGAAAAACTACTCCTGAGCTGGATAGCCCCGCGCGGCATTGTAGCGGCTGCGGTCAGTGCCCTTTTTGCCCTCACGCTGCAAAAGAGTGGCGTGTCCGGATCGGAGCAATTAGTCAGCGTTGTGTTTGCCATCATTATCGGCACTGTCATCTTTCAAAGCCTGACCAGCCCGCTGCTGGCCCGGCTGCTTAAAGTGCAACAGCGCAAGCCAAATGGAGTGCTGATAGTCGGCGCTAATACGGTTGCCCGCACCGTTGCCCATGCCTTGCAGAAGCAGGAGATTCCGGTGCAGGTTAGCGATAACAGCTGGGAATATTATCGCCTTGCACGCATGGAAGGCATTCCTGCCTATTACGGTAATGTTTGGTCCGAACATGCGGAAAATTACATCGATATTAGCGGAGTTGCCCAGGTAATTGCGCTATCACCTAATCGCCACCAGAATGCTCTGGCGGTCTATCACTTTAGCCATATTCTTGGCAGCAAACGGGTATTCGCGATTCGTTCTGGCGCTCCCGTAAAGGGGCGGGCAAACGCCGAAAGCTCCCGCTTTGCCCGCCATCAGCGGCTGTTTAGTGAAGAAATAACCTGGGCTCGTTTGAGCCTGCTGCTGGCGCAAGGTGCCACCATTAAAGCTACCCGCCTAAACGCCAGTTTTGGCTGGCTGGAATATCTGGAAAAACATAGCGGCGTAGTGCCGTTATTTGCCCTCTCGCCGGAAGGAAAGCTGCTCACGTTGGGCAAAAATATAACCCCACCATTACCCTGTACATTAATCGCGCTAGTTCAGAATGAAAATTCCGCACATCCAGGTCGTTGA
- a CDS encoding aspartokinase, whose translation MTNPDSPHPIVAKFGGTSVADHDAMDRSADVVLADPRTRLVVLSASAGITNLLVALASGLDTSERFAKLDAVRKIQYDIIEKLANPEVIREEIDRLLENLSTLADAAALASSTALTDELVSHGELMSTLLFVEILRERGVEAQWFDVRKVMRTNDRFGRAEPEISTLKELAAQHLQPRLNESLVITQGFIGSEAQGRTTTLGRGGSDYTAALLGEALSAIRVDIWTDVPGIYTTDPRVAPAARRIDEIGFEEAAEMATFGAKVLHPATLLPAVRSGIPVFVGSSREPAAGGTLVCNKTINPPLFRALALRRQQTLLTLHSLNMLHSRGFLAEVFGILARHNISVDLITTSEVSVALTLDDTGSTSTGDTLLTTALLTELSSLCRVEVEEGLALVALIGNNLCSARGVGKEVFGMLEPFNIRMICYGASSNNLCFLVPGRDAEKVVQELHRSLFE comes from the coding sequence ATGACAAATCCTGATTCTCCTCACCCCATCGTCGCGAAATTCGGAGGCACCAGCGTCGCCGATCACGATGCCATGGATCGCAGTGCCGATGTGGTGCTTGCTGACCCCCGTACCCGTCTGGTGGTGCTCTCCGCTTCTGCCGGTATCACCAATTTACTGGTGGCGCTGGCTTCAGGCCTGGATACCAGCGAACGCTTTGCCAAACTGGATGCGGTACGAAAGATCCAGTATGACATTATTGAAAAGCTCGCCAATCCTGAAGTCATTCGCGAAGAGATCGACCGGTTACTGGAGAATCTGAGTACGCTGGCCGACGCCGCTGCGCTGGCCTCTTCGACCGCACTAACCGATGAACTGGTCAGCCACGGCGAACTAATGTCGACACTGCTCTTTGTCGAAATTCTGCGTGAGCGCGGCGTGGAAGCTCAGTGGTTTGATGTACGCAAAGTGATGCGTACCAACGATCGCTTTGGTCGTGCAGAACCAGAAATATCGACGCTCAAAGAGCTGGCAGCTCAGCACCTGCAGCCGCGACTGAATGAATCACTGGTGATTACCCAGGGATTCATCGGCAGCGAAGCACAGGGGCGTACTACGACCCTGGGGCGCGGCGGCAGCGACTATACTGCCGCCCTCTTAGGGGAGGCGCTTTCGGCGATTCGGGTCGATATCTGGACCGATGTGCCAGGAATCTACACCACCGATCCGCGTGTGGCTCCGGCTGCCCGGCGTATTGATGAAATTGGTTTTGAAGAAGCCGCGGAAATGGCCACCTTTGGGGCTAAGGTTCTGCATCCGGCGACCCTGTTACCCGCGGTACGCAGCGGTATTCCGGTTTTCGTCGGCTCAAGCCGCGAACCGGCCGCTGGCGGCACTTTAGTGTGCAACAAGACCATCAATCCGCCGCTGTTCCGGGCTTTGGCGCTGCGCCGCCAGCAAACACTGCTGACGTTGCACAGCCTCAACATGCTGCACTCCCGGGGTTTTCTGGCAGAAGTTTTCGGTATCCTGGCGCGCCACAATATTTCTGTCGATCTGATTACCACTTCAGAAGTGAGCGTGGCGCTAACCCTCGACGACACCGGTTCCACCTCCACAGGTGACACATTGCTGACTACCGCACTGCTCACCGAGCTCTCTTCCCTGTGCCGGGTTGAGGTTGAAGAAGGCCTGGCGCTGGTCGCGCTTATCGGTAATAACCTGTGCAGCGCTCGCGGTGTAGGTAAAGAGGTCTTCGGGATGCTTGAGCCGTTTAACATCCGCATGATCTGCTATGGCGCATCCAGCAATAACCTTTGCTTCCTGGTGCCGGGCCGGGATGCGGAAAAAGTGGTGCAGGAGTTGCACCGCAGTCTGTTCGAATAA
- a CDS encoding sodium transporter → MLATVTRLFPLWALLLSGIALLNPKPFTAISPWVATLLMLVMFGMGVHLKLSDFRRVLTRPAPVIACTFLHYLVMPLAAWLLAMAFKMPPDLATGMVLVGSVASGTASNVMIYLAKGDVALSVTISSVSTLVGVFATPLLTRLYVDAHVSVDVMGMLLSILQIVLVPITLGLIIHALFPRAVARVEPWLPLFSMACILAIISAVVAGSAGQIASVGLVTFVAVVLHNGIGLLSGYWGGRLFGFDESTCRTLAIEVGMQNSGLAAALGKMYFSPLAALPGALFSVWHNISGSLLAGYWSGKPTEQPTSRQPKEAIRR, encoded by the coding sequence ATGCTGGCCACTGTTACCCGCCTGTTTCCACTCTGGGCGCTGCTGTTATCAGGCATCGCGCTGCTGAACCCCAAGCCCTTTACTGCCATCAGCCCCTGGGTCGCTACCCTGTTAATGCTGGTGATGTTCGGAATGGGTGTTCATCTAAAACTGAGCGATTTCCGCCGGGTGCTGACCCGCCCCGCTCCGGTGATCGCCTGCACTTTTCTGCACTATCTGGTTATGCCGTTAGCCGCCTGGCTACTAGCCATGGCTTTTAAGATGCCGCCGGATCTTGCCACCGGCATGGTATTAGTCGGCAGCGTCGCCAGCGGTACGGCATCTAACGTCATGATCTATCTTGCGAAAGGCGACGTAGCTCTGTCAGTTACTATTTCGTCAGTCTCTACTCTGGTCGGTGTTTTCGCCACTCCGCTGCTTACCCGGCTTTATGTTGATGCGCACGTCAGTGTAGACGTCATGGGCATGCTGCTGAGTATTTTGCAGATAGTCCTGGTGCCAATTACTCTTGGACTCATTATTCATGCGCTATTTCCGCGCGCAGTAGCCCGGGTTGAGCCGTGGCTGCCGCTGTTTTCGATGGCATGTATTCTGGCCATTATCAGTGCAGTGGTTGCAGGCAGCGCAGGTCAGATTGCAAGCGTAGGGCTGGTCACTTTTGTGGCGGTGGTACTGCACAACGGCATCGGACTGCTCAGCGGTTACTGGGGCGGCAGACTCTTCGGGTTTGACGAATCGACCTGTCGGACCCTGGCTATTGAAGTAGGTATGCAAAACTCTGGTCTGGCAGCGGCGCTGGGCAAAATGTATTTCTCGCCGCTGGCGGCACTCCCCGGCGCGCTGTTTTCGGTATGGCACAATATTTCCGGTTCTCTGCTGGCCGGTTACTGGTCTGGCAAACCCACAGAGCAACCAACTTCCCGGCAGCCTAAAGAAGCTATCCGGCGCTGA